In Planctomycetia bacterium, one DNA window encodes the following:
- the murD gene encoding UDP-N-acetylmuramoyl-L-alanine--D-glutamate ligase produces MIERFQGLRVVVMGLGRFGGGIGVTRWLARQGARVCVTDMASEADLQSGIAALADVDVRFRLGGHDERDLDGCDLLVVSPAVDKRKAGFYQAAVRRGIPWTSEMNLFLERCPARLVGITGSVGKSTTTAMLGEILQRAEREPGWRHGRVWVGGNIGKSLLDELPAMTPADLVVLELSSFQLEDAQCIRRSPHIAALTNLRENHLDRHGTMANYAAAKAGIYAHQREGDWLILPVDDAELRHLPNGWRDHRGLIRAGTSPPDRVRVQMRRSAVDAPIEFPVRLQVPGAHNLQNAAMASAVAQLLQVSPDVISRALAEFRGLAHRLEFVRAFRGVRYFNDSKATTPQAAATSLRAFDCPVVLLAGGSDKGIPFSDMCVEAVRRARAVICMGETQEAIRSQLLEAKQVADSPALHVATDFAGGIHLARDLARPGDVVLLSPGCASYDWFKNYEERGETFKRIVLSWT; encoded by the coding sequence ATGATCGAGCGTTTTCAGGGATTGCGGGTCGTCGTCATGGGGCTGGGCCGCTTTGGCGGCGGCATCGGCGTGACGCGCTGGCTGGCGCGGCAGGGCGCGCGGGTATGTGTCACTGACATGGCATCCGAGGCGGACCTTCAGTCCGGCATCGCCGCGCTGGCCGATGTCGACGTGCGGTTCCGTCTCGGCGGGCACGATGAGCGCGACTTGGACGGCTGCGATCTGCTGGTCGTCAGTCCGGCCGTCGATAAGCGCAAGGCGGGGTTTTACCAGGCGGCGGTCCGGCGGGGAATCCCCTGGACCAGCGAGATGAATCTGTTTCTGGAGCGCTGTCCCGCGCGGCTGGTCGGCATCACCGGCTCGGTCGGCAAGAGCACGACGACGGCGATGCTTGGGGAGATTCTCCAGCGCGCCGAGCGCGAGCCGGGCTGGCGGCACGGGCGCGTCTGGGTTGGCGGCAACATCGGCAAGTCGCTGCTGGACGAACTGCCCGCGATGACGCCGGCCGATCTCGTTGTGCTGGAGCTTTCGAGCTTTCAGCTCGAAGACGCGCAATGCATTCGCAGAAGCCCGCACATCGCTGCCTTGACAAACCTGCGCGAGAACCACCTCGATCGACACGGCACGATGGCCAACTACGCAGCCGCGAAGGCCGGAATCTACGCGCACCAGCGTGAGGGCGATTGGTTGATCCTCCCGGTCGACGACGCCGAGCTCCGCCACCTGCCCAACGGCTGGCGTGATCACCGCGGGCTGATTCGCGCCGGCACGTCGCCACCGGATCGCGTCCGGGTTCAAATGCGTCGCAGCGCGGTCGACGCACCGATTGAATTCCCGGTACGATTGCAGGTTCCGGGGGCGCACAATCTCCAGAACGCGGCGATGGCGTCGGCTGTTGCGCAGTTGTTGCAGGTGTCGCCGGACGTGATTTCGCGCGCGCTTGCGGAATTCCGCGGACTCGCGCATCGCCTCGAATTCGTTCGCGCGTTTCGCGGGGTGCGGTATTTCAATGATTCAAAGGCCACCACGCCGCAGGCGGCGGCAACGTCGCTTCGGGCATTCGACTGCCCGGTGGTTCTCTTGGCCGGCGGTTCGGACAAGGGCATTCCGTTTTCGGACATGTGCGTCGAGGCGGTCCGTCGCGCCCGAGCCGTTATCTGCATGGGGGAGACCCAGGAAGCGATTCGCTCGCAACTGCTTGAGGCCAAACAAGTTGCCGACTCACCCGCGCTGCACGTCGCGACGGACTTCGCCGGCGGCATTCATCTTGCAAGAGATCTGGCGCGGCCCGGCGATGTCGTGCTCCTCTCGCCCGGTTGCGCCAGCTACGACTGGTTCAAGAACTACGAGGAGCGCGGCGAGACGTTCAAACGAATCGTCCTAAGCTGGACCTGA
- a CDS encoding GNAT family N-acetyltransferase — protein MTALCDTRSSTVTEQPDWQTRYAEKVATAAQAVRVVKDGHRVFIGSGCAVPLDLVGALCQRDDITDVELVHLMTLGKAPYAEAPLAGRFRHNALFMGPNIRDAVNEGLADYTPIFLSEVPSLFRTGRMMIHVALISVSPPDEHGYCSYGVATDVIKAAAETAQIVVAQVNSNMPRALGDCFIHVRDIDVLVPTSHDLPEIRFGQPDELSRRIARHIANLIEDGATLQLGIGAIPDAVLHFLTEFRDLGIHTEMFSDGIIPLVEKGVITNAEKTLHRGKIIASFVLGTRKLFDFIDNNPLVEFHPTEYVNDPFIVAKNDKMITINGAIEVDLTGQVVADSIGTTFYSGIGGQVDFTRGAARSKGGKPIIALPSTAAGGGVSRIVPFLKPGAGVVTSRGDVHYVVTEHGIAFLHGKSVRERALALINIADPRFRPWLLAEAKARHLIYADQIEMPFKMPVYPEELERWIDLRGGQRVFMRPLKLTDEPKLREMFYKLSPESIHYRFFRMIKAMPHEKLQEFLRVDYDADMALVVLDSQQEDAEMIAIAHYAKDPRTNFADAAFLIRDDYQGRGIGTALLNTLVEVARSRRIAGLTADVLIGNQGMLRVFHKCGFKVESELLNGVYHLTIPFDTKKPKIDRKEGEASLPAQA, from the coding sequence ATGACCGCTCTTTGTGACACGAGGTCGTCCACTGTGACCGAACAACCCGACTGGCAAACCCGATATGCCGAGAAAGTCGCCACCGCGGCGCAAGCCGTCCGCGTGGTGAAGGACGGCCATCGCGTCTTCATCGGCTCGGGCTGCGCCGTGCCGCTGGATCTGGTCGGCGCGTTGTGCCAACGCGATGACATCACCGACGTCGAGCTGGTCCACCTGATGACGCTGGGCAAGGCACCTTATGCCGAAGCCCCGCTGGCCGGGCGATTTCGGCACAACGCCCTCTTCATGGGGCCGAACATCCGCGACGCCGTCAACGAGGGTCTCGCCGATTACACGCCGATCTTTCTCTCCGAGGTGCCGTCGCTGTTTCGCACCGGTCGGATGATGATCCACGTTGCGCTCATCAGCGTCAGCCCGCCCGACGAACACGGCTATTGCAGCTACGGCGTCGCCACCGACGTGATCAAGGCCGCGGCCGAGACGGCGCAGATCGTCGTGGCGCAGGTCAACTCCAACATGCCGCGCGCGCTGGGCGATTGTTTCATCCACGTGCGTGACATCGACGTGCTCGTGCCGACCAGCCATGACCTGCCGGAGATTCGCTTTGGCCAGCCCGACGAACTTTCCCGGCGGATCGCCCGGCACATCGCCAATCTGATCGAAGACGGGGCGACGCTGCAACTGGGAATCGGCGCGATCCCCGATGCCGTGCTGCACTTTCTCACCGAGTTCCGCGATCTGGGCATCCACACTGAAATGTTCAGCGACGGCATCATCCCGCTCGTGGAGAAGGGCGTCATCACCAACGCGGAGAAGACCCTGCATCGCGGCAAGATCATCGCCAGCTTCGTCCTCGGCACACGGAAGCTGTTCGATTTCATCGACAACAACCCGCTCGTCGAGTTCCACCCCACCGAATACGTCAACGACCCGTTCATTGTCGCCAAGAACGACAAGATGATCACCATCAACGGCGCCATCGAGGTCGATCTCACCGGCCAGGTCGTCGCCGACTCGATCGGCACGACCTTTTACAGCGGCATCGGCGGGCAGGTTGATTTCACGCGCGGCGCGGCCCGCTCCAAGGGCGGCAAGCCGATCATCGCCCTTCCCTCGACGGCGGCGGGCGGTGGCGTCTCGCGCATCGTGCCGTTCCTCAAGCCCGGCGCGGGCGTGGTCACCAGCCGCGGCGACGTGCACTACGTCGTCACCGAGCACGGCATCGCCTTCCTGCACGGCAAGAGCGTGCGCGAACGTGCGCTGGCGCTCATCAACATCGCCGATCCGCGATTCCGGCCGTGGCTGCTGGCCGAGGCGAAAGCGCGGCATTTGATCTATGCCGACCAGATCGAGATGCCGTTCAAGATGCCGGTCTATCCCGAGGAGCTGGAGCGGTGGATCGACCTGCGCGGCGGTCAGCGCGTGTTCATGCGTCCGCTGAAGCTGACCGACGAGCCGAAGCTGCGGGAGATGTTCTACAAGCTCTCGCCCGAGTCGATTCACTATCGGTTCTTCCGCATGATCAAAGCCATGCCTCATGAAAAGTTGCAGGAGTTCCTGCGGGTGGACTACGACGCCGACATGGCGCTGGTCGTGCTCGATTCGCAGCAGGAAGACGCCGAGATGATCGCGATCGCGCACTATGCGAAAGACCCGCGCACGAACTTCGCCGACGCGGCGTTTCTGATTCGAGACGACTACCAGGGTCGCGGCATCGGCACGGCGCTGCTCAACACGCTGGTCGAAGTGGCGCGTTCCCGGCGGATCGCCGGCCTGACCGCCGACGTGCTGATCGGCAATCAGGGCATGCTGCGCGTCTTTCACAAGTGCGGGTTCAAAGTCGAAAGCGAGCTGTTGAACGGAGTGTACCACCTGACGATTCCGTTCGACACGAAGAAGCCGAAGATCGACCGCAAGGAAGGCGAAGCCTCGCTGCCGGCCCAGGCGTAG
- a CDS encoding Rrf2 family transcriptional regulator: protein MISPTAEYALRAVVAIAMAKGQAVVTPNLARTTKVPPGYLPKVLQTLRKAGLVVSKRGLGGGFVLSRPADQITVLQVIDAVDPIRRIDCCPLGIESHGTNLCPMHKRLDEAIERVQYTFAATTIAELLSAPGRSTPLCAEEKPLKLGLPRAHRE, encoded by the coding sequence GTGATTTCCCCTACTGCTGAATATGCCTTGCGAGCCGTTGTCGCGATCGCCATGGCGAAGGGACAAGCGGTGGTCACCCCGAACCTTGCACGCACGACCAAAGTTCCCCCCGGCTACCTCCCAAAGGTCCTCCAGACGCTTCGCAAGGCCGGACTTGTCGTCTCCAAACGTGGCCTCGGTGGCGGGTTTGTTCTATCGCGGCCGGCCGATCAGATCACCGTGCTGCAAGTCATCGACGCCGTTGATCCGATCCGGCGCATCGATTGTTGCCCACTCGGGATCGAATCGCACGGCACGAACCTTTGCCCCATGCACAAGCGACTGGACGAAGCGATTGAAAGGGTCCAGTACACCTTCGCCGCCACCACGATCGCCGAGCTGCTCTCGGCCCCCGGGCGTAGCACGCCCCTTTGCGCCGAGGAAAAGCCCCTCAAGCTGGGCCTACCCCGTGCGCATCGGGAGTAG
- the purD gene encoding phosphoribosylamine--glycine ligase gives MKVLVVGSGGREHALVWKLSQSAHRPKLFCAPGNAGTASLATNVPIPAEDLDALLRFARDEKIDLTVVGPEDPLCAGIADRFAAAGLLLFGPCASAARLEGDKTYAKQLMREAGVPTAEARIFGPTDQELAQARQAGRADRPSKDEQIPAWFQRGYDMARQYVSARDEGVVVKAAGLAKGKGVFVHHDPADALLTLERLMLNRELGPAGERVVIEDLLLGREVSIMALIDGRTIYLLEMAQDYKRAGDGDTGPNTGGMGAFSPAPPIPEADLRIIERDVFVPVLDTLAGQEIPYRGVLYAGIMLTAGGPKVLEFNCRFGDPETQPLMMRLKSDLLEAMLATVEGRLDQVTLEWDARPAVCVVMAAGGYPGEYRRGQVIEGLDAAGSETDVQVFHAGTALRGGQLVTNGGRVLGVTALGDDLAAARERAYAAARRISFEGAMMRSDIASRGKHPG, from the coding sequence ATGAAAGTCCTCGTCGTCGGAAGCGGCGGGCGTGAGCACGCCCTCGTCTGGAAACTGTCTCAATCAGCCCATCGGCCCAAACTCTTCTGCGCTCCGGGCAACGCCGGGACCGCTTCGCTCGCGACGAACGTCCCCATCCCCGCTGAAGACCTCGACGCCCTGCTGCGCTTCGCGCGCGACGAGAAAATCGACCTCACCGTCGTTGGTCCGGAGGATCCGCTCTGCGCCGGCATCGCCGATCGCTTCGCCGCCGCGGGGCTGCTCCTCTTCGGCCCGTGCGCATCCGCCGCCCGCCTCGAAGGCGACAAGACCTACGCCAAGCAGCTCATGCGCGAAGCCGGCGTGCCGACGGCCGAAGCGCGCATCTTCGGCCCGACCGATCAGGAGCTGGCCCAGGCGCGCCAGGCCGGCCGCGCCGACCGACCGAGCAAGGACGAACAGATCCCCGCGTGGTTTCAGCGTGGCTACGACATGGCGCGGCAGTACGTTTCCGCGCGCGACGAGGGCGTCGTGGTGAAGGCGGCGGGCCTCGCGAAGGGCAAGGGCGTGTTTGTGCATCACGATCCGGCCGACGCCCTGCTGACGCTCGAAAGGCTGATGCTGAATCGCGAACTGGGGCCGGCGGGCGAGCGCGTGGTGATCGAGGACCTGCTGCTGGGCCGCGAGGTCAGCATCATGGCACTGATCGACGGCCGCACGATCTACCTCCTCGAAATGGCGCAGGACTACAAGCGCGCGGGCGATGGCGATACCGGACCGAACACCGGCGGCATGGGTGCGTTCTCCCCCGCGCCGCCGATCCCCGAGGCCGATCTGCGCATCATCGAGCGCGATGTGTTCGTGCCCGTGCTGGACACGCTCGCGGGGCAGGAGATTCCCTATCGTGGCGTGCTGTATGCAGGGATCATGCTGACGGCCGGGGGGCCGAAAGTGCTGGAGTTCAACTGCCGATTCGGCGATCCGGAGACGCAGCCGCTGATGATGCGATTGAAAAGCGACCTGCTTGAAGCGATGCTGGCGACGGTGGAGGGCCGGCTGGATCAGGTCACGTTGGAATGGGACGCGCGGCCGGCGGTGTGCGTGGTGATGGCGGCGGGCGGGTATCCTGGCGAGTATCGGCGCGGGCAGGTGATCGAGGGGTTGGATGCCGCGGGGAGCGAGACCGACGTGCAGGTCTTTCACGCAGGCACGGCGTTGCGAGGCGGGCAACTCGTCACAAATGGCGGGCGCGTGCTGGGCGTGACGGCGCTGGGGGATGATCTCGCGGCGGCGCGCGAACGTGCCTACGCGGCCGCACGGCGGATTTCATTCGAGGGCGCGATGATGCGGAGCGACATCGCCTCGCGCGGCAAGCATCCGGGATGA
- the pheT gene encoding phenylalanine--tRNA ligase subunit beta produces the protein MLISLNWLRDFVDVPHSVDPKELALQFTITTAEVEGIEHLTPNWQGLVAGRIESLAPMPGEAKLQNVTVLTDRAHETLTTAPGLKVGDVVAFAPPGATVGGHVIGTKDPQGRAAEGMIVAGQAVGLMQIGANALFCPPGTAPGSPIDPAPFDDWIIEIDNKSITHRPDCWGHYGIAREVAAMLSLPLRPYDVTPGMQLACGLPAIAIEIDDAEKCPRYTGLLMKGLRAQPSPLWMQVRLAHCGMRPIDLIVDLTNYVMLELGQPMHAFDGEKVTNIQVATARAGDTFKTLDGVTRKLPDGTLMIQCGRRNVAIAGVMGGAESEVSATTQTVLLESANFDAATIRRAATAMGHRTEASARFEKSLDPANTVLGIARFHKLAEAQLPGLTLASSLSDCYPRPRKIPVITLDCDYASKLIGQTVTPQRVTEILTKLAFNCGQDGSKVHVTPPSWRATKDISIEADVIEEVARFVGYNNIEPKLPTMTARYFEPSPDLALEHRTLDYLCVGGEFSEVFNYIWYEDHWCRRIGFDAGECITLRNPAAEGCARLRKTLLPGLLAMADRNRHHFARFSLCEIGTVFFPGRQEVETSQQRNLGLMAAEAGRKADGIVWDRLRTALDGWARQVLDTSVEFQAVSGTAPWEDTDRTAAICIRGEVIGRVSVAPLACRLKMDERLKAWAFATAELNLSAAAAKLERPAKLPPVPRFPQVELDFSVLADAKSRWESVRTKLGAFRHVLLRRVSYVESYEGGAIPAGKRSLTLRAQIGHAERTLTDDEIQSFTSDFKAHLSASGLTLRA, from the coding sequence ATGTTGATTTCGCTCAACTGGTTGCGCGATTTTGTGGATGTGCCGCATTCGGTCGATCCGAAGGAGCTGGCCCTTCAATTCACGATCACGACGGCCGAGGTCGAGGGCATCGAGCATTTGACGCCGAACTGGCAGGGGCTTGTCGCGGGGCGGATTGAATCGCTCGCGCCGATGCCCGGCGAAGCGAAGTTGCAAAACGTCACGGTCCTGACCGATCGCGCGCATGAGACGTTGACGACCGCGCCGGGCTTGAAAGTTGGCGACGTGGTGGCGTTCGCGCCGCCGGGGGCAACCGTCGGCGGTCACGTCATCGGTACGAAAGACCCGCAAGGCCGCGCGGCCGAGGGGATGATTGTCGCGGGGCAGGCGGTGGGGTTGATGCAGATTGGCGCCAACGCGCTCTTCTGCCCGCCGGGGACCGCACCGGGTTCGCCGATTGATCCCGCGCCGTTTGACGACTGGATCATCGAAATCGACAACAAATCCATCACGCACCGGCCCGACTGCTGGGGCCATTACGGCATCGCGCGCGAGGTGGCGGCGATGTTGTCGCTGCCGCTGCGACCGTATGACGTGACGCCGGGGATGCAACTGGCGTGCGGGCTTCCGGCGATCGCGATCGAGATCGACGACGCGGAGAAGTGCCCGCGGTACACGGGTCTTTTGATGAAGGGGCTTCGAGCACAGCCGTCGCCGCTGTGGATGCAGGTGCGGCTGGCGCACTGCGGCATGCGGCCGATCGATCTGATCGTGGACCTGACGAATTACGTGATGTTGGAGCTGGGCCAGCCGATGCACGCCTTCGACGGGGAGAAGGTGACGAACATTCAGGTCGCGACGGCCCGAGCAGGGGACACATTCAAGACACTCGACGGCGTGACGCGCAAATTGCCCGACGGCACGCTGATGATTCAGTGCGGCCGCAGGAACGTCGCCATCGCGGGGGTGATGGGGGGGGCCGAGTCGGAGGTGAGCGCGACGACGCAGACCGTGCTGCTGGAAAGCGCGAACTTCGACGCGGCGACGATCCGTCGCGCGGCGACGGCGATGGGCCATCGCACCGAGGCCAGCGCGCGGTTCGAGAAATCGCTGGACCCGGCCAACACGGTGCTGGGCATCGCGCGGTTTCACAAGCTGGCGGAAGCGCAACTGCCCGGGCTGACGCTGGCCAGTTCGTTGAGTGACTGCTACCCGCGCCCGCGCAAGATCCCCGTCATCACGCTGGACTGCGACTACGCATCGAAGCTGATCGGCCAGACGGTGACGCCGCAGCGCGTCACGGAGATTCTCACGAAGCTGGCGTTCAACTGCGGCCAGGATGGCTCCAAGGTTCACGTCACCCCGCCGAGCTGGCGCGCGACCAAGGACATCTCCATCGAAGCGGACGTGATCGAAGAGGTCGCACGATTCGTCGGCTACAACAACATCGAACCGAAACTGCCCACGATGACGGCGCGCTACTTCGAGCCGTCTCCCGATCTGGCCCTGGAACATCGCACGCTCGATTATCTCTGCGTCGGCGGCGAGTTCAGCGAAGTGTTCAATTACATCTGGTACGAAGACCACTGGTGTCGGCGGATCGGCTTCGACGCGGGAGAGTGTATCACGCTCCGGAATCCGGCGGCGGAAGGGTGCGCGCGGCTGCGTAAGACGCTCCTTCCCGGTCTGCTGGCGATGGCGGATCGCAATCGCCACCACTTCGCGCGGTTCAGCCTCTGCGAAATCGGCACTGTCTTCTTCCCGGGGCGCCAGGAAGTCGAAACCAGCCAGCAGCGAAATCTCGGTCTGATGGCGGCCGAGGCAGGCCGCAAAGCCGATGGCATCGTGTGGGATCGCCTCCGCACGGCGCTGGACGGCTGGGCACGCCAGGTGTTGGACACCTCGGTGGAGTTTCAAGCCGTGTCAGGCACCGCGCCCTGGGAAGACACCGATCGCACGGCGGCGATCTGCATCCGCGGCGAAGTCATCGGCCGCGTGTCGGTCGCGCCGCTGGCATGCCGGCTGAAGATGGACGAGCGGTTGAAAGCGTGGGCCTTCGCGACGGCGGAGCTGAACCTCTCGGCGGCGGCGGCGAAGCTGGAGCGACCCGCGAAGCTGCCGCCGGTGCCGCGTTTCCCGCAGGTAGAGCTGGATTTCAGCGTGCTGGCCGATGCGAAATCCCGCTGGGAGTCGGTGCGTACAAAACTCGGCGCGTTTCGGCATGTCTTGTTGCGGCGCGTGTCGTACGTGGAATCGTACGAGGGCGGGGCCATCCCCGCGGGCAAGCGAAGCCTGACGCTTCGCGCCCAGATCGGCCACGCCGAGCGCACGTTGACGGATGACGAAATTCAATCGTTCACCAGCGACTTCAAGGCGCATCTGTCTGCGAGCGGATTGACGCTTCGCGCCTGA
- a CDS encoding PEP-CTERM sorting domain-containing protein → MRKQLLIAGILVSLVAASAMAFPPTGIYSNLAGHPTNLVPGLGISFNPGLTSQFDRPYRSADGNYWILTALAQTGNTATDEVIIVGSGTTGMTVFQEGVTTLDGGRTCESASIDQRVSINDAGNFAFTCNLSGATTDDEVIVKSIGGTLSIAAREGTAVGPLIAGASLGATLDTPGIDNNNKVSFRSTLTGPPTGQTTAVFLQDMDSVAMQYGVTAVNPPTPGGNLWQTLAAGDAFYHATTSDWFAQGDTNGTTTTDAIVAKNNQVLLNEGSSPGGGLGNVLSFVESFMFPGGDWMSRGTINGSPDDDWVVYNGNVVSKGFDLVPGGLPGERFDDASFAALYFAMAANDVGHYVYGGVTDNSDLDRNAVLVWSDGVTSNVVLREGDPVDLDGNGLLDDNVFLSVFNNDDMFLTNDGWLYFFADLRNTPASPFTNVGQAFMRIQVPEPSTLALLGLGMLTLVRRRRAN, encoded by the coding sequence ATGAGGAAGCAACTGTTGATCGCGGGCATCCTTGTCTCGCTGGTGGCTGCCAGCGCGATGGCATTCCCGCCGACGGGCATTTACTCGAACCTGGCCGGGCATCCGACGAATCTCGTTCCAGGACTGGGGATATCGTTCAACCCCGGCTTGACCAGCCAGTTCGACCGTCCCTACCGAAGCGCGGATGGAAACTACTGGATTCTTACCGCGCTCGCCCAAACGGGTAACACCGCAACAGACGAAGTCATCATCGTCGGCTCGGGCACGACCGGCATGACGGTCTTCCAGGAAGGTGTCACGACGCTGGACGGCGGCCGGACGTGTGAATCGGCTTCCATCGATCAGCGCGTTTCGATCAACGACGCCGGCAACTTCGCGTTTACCTGTAACTTGAGTGGCGCGACAACGGATGACGAAGTCATCGTCAAGAGCATTGGCGGTACCCTGTCCATCGCGGCACGCGAGGGCACGGCAGTCGGCCCGTTGATCGCCGGCGCCAGCTTAGGCGCCACGCTCGACACTCCCGGCATCGACAACAACAACAAGGTCTCGTTCCGCTCGACGCTCACCGGACCACCAACCGGCCAGACGACGGCCGTCTTCCTTCAGGACATGGACAGCGTCGCCATGCAGTATGGCGTCACCGCCGTGAACCCGCCGACGCCCGGAGGCAACCTCTGGCAGACGCTGGCCGCTGGCGATGCGTTTTACCATGCGACGACCTCCGACTGGTTTGCCCAGGGTGACACGAACGGCACCACCACGACCGACGCCATCGTCGCCAAGAACAACCAGGTCCTGCTGAACGAGGGATCCTCACCCGGCGGGGGCCTCGGCAACGTCCTGTCGTTCGTCGAGTCGTTCATGTTCCCCGGCGGTGACTGGATGTCGCGCGGAACGATTAATGGTTCGCCCGATGACGACTGGGTTGTCTACAACGGCAACGTCGTCTCCAAGGGTTTCGACCTCGTTCCCGGCGGGTTGCCCGGCGAGCGGTTTGACGATGCCAGCTTCGCGGCGCTCTATTTCGCCATGGCTGCCAACGATGTCGGCCACTACGTCTACGGTGGCGTCACCGATAACTCCGACCTGGATCGCAACGCCGTTCTCGTCTGGAGCGATGGCGTCACATCCAACGTTGTCCTTCGCGAGGGCGACCCGGTCGATCTCGACGGCAACGGTCTGCTGGACGACAACGTCTTCCTGTCGGTCTTCAACAACGACGATATGTTCCTGACCAACGACGGCTGGCTGTACTTCTTCGCTGACCTGCGCAATACGCCGGCCTCGCCGTTCACCAACGTCGGTCAGGCGTTCATGCGGATTCAGGTACCCGAGCCGAGCACGCTCGCCCTGCTGGGTCTGGGCATGCTCACGCTCGTCCGCCGGCGCCGGGCAAACTGA